CTCAAAATACCTTTTATAGAAAAAGTATCAGGAGTAGTAGATTTAAGAATTCAACAACTTGATGTAGAAGTTGAAACTAAAACCAAAGATAATGTTTTCGTACAAATGATGGTATCAGTACAATATAAAGTTATTGATAACAAAATTTATGAAGCATTCTATAAATTAGGCCACCCTTCTAAACAAATTCAAGCTTACGTTTTTGATGTAATTAGAGCAAAAGTTCCTCAAATTGATCTAGATGATGTATTTTCTAAAAAAGATGAAATAGCTATTGATGTTAATAGCCAACTTCAAGACATTATGCATTCATTTGGATTTGAAATTATTAAAACACTGGTTAGCGATATCCAACCTAATGAAAATGTTAAAAATGCTATGAACGAAATTAACACCTCTTTACGGTTAAGAATTGCAACCCAAGAACGTTCGGAAGCAGAAAAAATTATGCGAGTAAAGCAGGCTGAAGCCGAAGCTGAAGCTAATATCTTACATGGTAAAGGTATTGCTGGACAAAGAAAAGCTATTATTGAAGGTTTAAAGGAATCTATGAACGAGTTGCGCCAAAGTGCTCCTAACCAACCAATTGAAGAGATTACTCATACTATTCTGATGATTCAATATTTTGATATGTTACGCGAAATTGGCTCCTCTTCAAAATCTAATACTGTTTTTGTTAATCACGGCCCGGGAGCTTTATCTGATATTGTAAATCAATTTAGAGAAACCTTATTATCCACAAAGTTCATTGATGATGAAGAAAAATAGAACCAATTAAAAGAACAGTAACCTTCCCGCTATTATTATTTTTTGAAATTAAAAATCTGCTAATATCATTTACTGTGAGATTGTTCCTTACTTTTAGAGCAAGAAGATTTAATCTTATGGTTATATGGCTGGAATGGCTGCTCATCAGTTATTTCTACATATCTAACTTTTGGAGACTTTCTAGCTGTTACCTTACTTACGGCACTTGCCTCCTTCTTAAATATTTTTGGTTGTTTTCTAGGTAGTGATTCCGTAGTTATTGAACTTGTATGATTATTCCCCAATGCTCGCTCTTGCGCTTTACGTGCTGCTATACCTTCCGCTATCTTTTGATCAAATAGTGCTAAATCTTTTTCAGTTGGAGATGGATGATTAAACTTTTTATATATATCTTTAAGCGATAGCCTAAACTCTTTGTGAATTATCTTTTCATCTGCCCCCAGTTTAATCAGCAAAGGGATTAGATCTAACCTACTACACATTGCGGCAAGTTGTAGGGCCGTAAATTTCTTACCTTCTTCCCTATATTCTTTGCTAATATGTACTATAAAATGCTCAACTTCTTGATTTAAAAAGTCTTTTATGTTTACTTTGGCTTTCTGAAGAGCTTTTAATAATAATTTAATTATTTTCTCATTATTTTCACTAACTTCAGTAATTATTGCTATATGAAACGGAGTTTTAAGATTGCAATTAACAATAGTTGGATCAGCATTATGCTCTAAAAGCAATTCTACTCCCTTCAAGAAATTATATCTTGTTGCTATCTGTAAAACTGTTTGTTTATCACTATTCAGCTTATTAACATCTATTTTTTCTGCATTTAAAAGCAGTTCCATCATATCTATGTTTCTTTTTTTTGTAGCACAATGTAAAGATGTTTCACCTAAAATATTTTCTGTATTTATATCTACACCCTCTTCTATTAAGGATTTTACCTCTTGTATATTACCTCTTGCTGTAGCAAGAATAATTCGTGGTACAGTTAATTTCACTAATGTATTTGGCATAATCTCTCCTTTGGTATTTAGTGATTAATATTTTTATATTAACGAGTAGTGTTTAATGCTTCAATGACCAACCAACCCAATTAATTAAAAGTTAATTAATTGTGGCGCATTATTAAATTAGCAACACTTAATTGTATTAGGCCAATGGACACCGGAAGTTTAAGTAGTTTTCAACGCAATATAGTTTCGCCTACTAATAGAAGGCTTGATTTTATAACTAGATTAATACAAGGAGATGAAGTTTGTGGTACGGTGTGTTTTAATGGAGATAATCTATTATTATATACTAATAAAAGTGGCCCTTCTAAATTGGTTGATGATGCTGTAATTTATCTAAATCAGTAGTTAATCAAGAGCTACAGGCTAAAAAGATAGTTGATCATGTGGCAAAATACACATGGTGAGGCAGCAAAAAGACTGATATAAAAAGATAATAGAAGAGCAATCGTCTAGCAGCTAAGTCGGTAGAAATGCAGGAGGCTCTTTTAGCTCCACTACTAATCATCCATTAATCATATTGATAGGATTAGATCCTATCTCTCTAAGGATTAAGGAAAATCTAACAAAATGACCCATTTGGGTAGCTAACAGGGGAAAAATATTATATTCCCCTTATTTATGCTAGCTTTGTATGTTATGACTTTCGTCAATAATCTTCTTAGTTGCGCGTAATAGTTGCTCTAAACCTTCTCCACTCACCCCTGAGACTAACAATACCTTATTATCAACATAATCACTTAAAATCTGCTGCTTTTCTTTGATTTCTTCCTGTGTAAGCGTATCAATCTTATTAAGCACTATAATTTCCTGCTTTTCTGTTAATACTTCACTATAATTTTCCAACTCATCGCGAATAGTCTGATAAGGCTTAATTACATCTTCCTGAGTTATATCAATTAAGTGAATAAGCACCTTACATCTTTCGATATGTTTCAAAAACTTATCACCAAGCCCCACCCCTAAATGGGCTCCTTCAATAAGACCTGGTATATCAGCCATTACGAATTCAGACTGATCAATATAAACCACCCCAAGCTGCGGCTTTAAGGTAGTAAATGGATAATCAGCTATTTTAGGTTTGGCTGCAGTTACTCTTGAAAGTAAGGTTGACTTACCAGCATTAGGTAATCCTACAAGTCCAACATCAGAAATAAGTTTAAGTCTAAGCCATACCCACTTTTCTTCTCCAGGCCATCCTGGGGTCGATTTAGTAGGAGCTTGGTTTACTGAAGATTTAAAATTAGCATTACCTAATCCTCCATCTCCGCCTTTACAAATTTTAAGTTCCTGCCCCACTTCAGTAAAGTCGAATAATACTTCATCGGCATGCTCATCTAAAACTTCTGTTCCCACCGGCACTTGTAAAATAATAGGATCACGTGATTTACCGCTTTTATTACGACCCATACCAGATTCACCAGTTTGAGCTTTAAAATGCTGCTGATATCTAAAGTCAATTAAGGTGTTTAGAGCATCAACGCATCTAATAATAATATCACCACCTTTACCGCCATTACCTCCATCTGGGCCACCATATTCAACGAATTTTTCACGACGGAAGCTTACACAACCACCCCCACCATCGCCGGATTTAACATAAACTTTAACTTCATCTAAAAATTTCATTTTGCTTTTTACCTAATTTTATCTCAATCCCTAAATTTATTATTTTAATATAATACGGTCAAGATGCTCTAATCACTTTTTGTTCTAATAAATCTGCGTATAACTTAGCAGACGGTTGATGTTTTTCTACTATACATATAATTTGCCTAAAAACTAAGCCGCTAAATAACATAATAATTGATAAATAATTTTCTAATACTTCTTATATTTATTGCCAATTTCATTTTGATTAATGACAACAAACAACCTGCTAAATTGATTTATACTACAAAACTGGAAACTTCACCTAACAACCTTACGGCAATATTACTTCCAATAACAAAGCCCCAAATATACAATATTTGAGGCTTAAACTTTATAATAGCTGATAATAAATGCTAAAAACTTTATGCAGTTGCTTCTTCTACAACATTTACCAGCACTTTATCATTTCTAGATCTAGTAAATTTTACTACTCCATGCACTAATGCAAAAAGGGTATGATCTTTACCAATTCCTACATTTTTACCAATATGGAACTTAGTGCCTCTTTGTCTTACAATAATGTTGCCAGCTAAAACTGCTTGCCCATCATGTTTTTTAACACCAAGCCTACGACCAATCGAATCACGACCGTTACGGGAACTACCGCCCGCCTTCTTCTGTGCCATTTTTTACTCCGCGCTTGCCTTTAATTTATTTATTATGAATATTAGTTACTTTAACTAAAGTAACTTGTTGGCGATGGCCTTTTTTACGACGATAATGCTGACGACGTTGCTTTTTAAAGACAATCACTTTCTTATCTTTCATTTGCTCAACGATTTCAACTTCAACCGATGCATCTTTTATAAAAGGCGCACCAACTGTTGTTACATTTTCAGCACCACCAAGCATTAACACTTGGTCAAAGCTAACCTTATCACCAATATTCCCAGCAAGCTTTTCAACTTTATATACACCATCCTGATGAACACGATACTGCTTGCCACCTGTTTCAATAACTGCAAACATTTTACAAACCTAAATATTATTAAATAATTATTTTACTGCATGAGGTGTTATAATGTGATATTTCCAAATTGTCAAACAATCTTAAAAGGTTTTAATTTTTAAAATTTATTTTTGATGAATTTTAGCCTTTTCTCTCAGTTTTTTGCCCTTTTCCGGGATATGTTTTTCTTCTGCCCTAGTAATTACTAGCTCATCATTACCCGCATCGCGCGTTACCACGCTACCTGCTGCCACATATACACCCTTTTTTAAATTTATCGGCGCTACTAAAGATGAGTTAGAACCTATAAAAACCTCTTGCTCTATAATAACTTTATGCTTATTAACACCATCATAGTTACAAAATATTACTCCAGCACCAATATTTACATCACAAGCAAGCTCTGCATCGCCAATATAGGCCAGATGCTTAGCTTTAGAATTTTCTCCAACAATAGAGCCCTTAACTTCTACAA
This window of the Rickettsiales endosymbiont of Stachyamoeba lipophora genome carries:
- a CDS encoding SPFH domain-containing protein, which gives rise to MEYFIIMLVILVPSIFLTFFTVNHQTVAVIERFGKYIRTATSGLNLKIPFIEKVSGVVDLRIQQLDVEVETKTKDNVFVQMMVSVQYKVIDNKIYEAFYKLGHPSKQIQAYVFDVIRAKVPQIDLDDVFSKKDEIAIDVNSQLQDIMHSFGFEIIKTLVSDIQPNENVKNAMNEINTSLRLRIATQERSEAEKIMRVKQAEAEAEANILHGKGIAGQRKAIIEGLKESMNELRQSAPNQPIEEITHTILMIQYFDMLREIGSSSKSNTVFVNHGPGALSDIVNQFRETLLSTKFIDDEEK
- a CDS encoding ankyrin repeat domain-containing protein encodes the protein MPNTLVKLTVPRIILATARGNIQEVKSLIEEGVDINTENILGETSLHCATKKRNIDMMELLLNAEKIDVNKLNSDKQTVLQIATRYNFLKGVELLLEHNADPTIVNCNLKTPFHIAIITEVSENNEKIIKLLLKALQKAKVNIKDFLNQEVEHFIVHISKEYREEGKKFTALQLAAMCSRLDLIPLLIKLGADEKIIHKEFRLSLKDIYKKFNHPSPTEKDLALFDQKIAEGIAARKAQERALGNNHTSSITTESLPRKQPKIFKKEASAVSKVTARKSPKVRYVEITDEQPFQPYNHKIKSSCSKSKEQSHSK
- the obgE gene encoding GTPase ObgE, yielding MKFLDEVKVYVKSGDGGGGCVSFRREKFVEYGGPDGGNGGKGGDIIIRCVDALNTLIDFRYQQHFKAQTGESGMGRNKSGKSRDPIILQVPVGTEVLDEHADEVLFDFTEVGQELKICKGGDGGLGNANFKSSVNQAPTKSTPGWPGEEKWVWLRLKLISDVGLVGLPNAGKSTLLSRVTAAKPKIADYPFTTLKPQLGVVYIDQSEFVMADIPGLIEGAHLGVGLGDKFLKHIERCKVLIHLIDITQEDVIKPYQTIRDELENYSEVLTEKQEIIVLNKIDTLTQEEIKEKQQILSDYVDNKVLLVSGVSGEGLEQLLRATKKIIDESHNIQS
- the rpmA gene encoding 50S ribosomal protein L27 — its product is MAQKKAGGSSRNGRDSIGRRLGVKKHDGQAVLAGNIIVRQRGTKFHIGKNVGIGKDHTLFALVHGVVKFTRSRNDKVLVNVVEEATA
- the rplU gene encoding 50S ribosomal protein L21; this encodes MFAVIETGGKQYRVHQDGVYKVEKLAGNIGDKVSFDQVLMLGGAENVTTVGAPFIKDASVEVEIVEQMKDKKVIVFKKQRRQHYRRKKGHRQQVTLVKVTNIHNK